Proteins from a single region of Haemorhous mexicanus isolate bHaeMex1 chromosome 4, bHaeMex1.pri, whole genome shotgun sequence:
- the TMEM184C gene encoding transmembrane protein 184C isoform X2 gives MVPIYSLDSWIALKYPKIAIYVDTCRECYEAYVIYNFMVFLSNYLTNRYPNLVLIIEAKDQQRHLPPLCCCPSWAMGEVLLFRCKLGVLQYTVVRPFTTIIALICELVGVYDEGNFSFNNAWTYLVILNNMSQLFAMYCLVLFYKVLREELNPIQPVGKFLCVKMVVFVSFWQAVLIALLVKVGVISEKHTWDWQSVEAVATGLQDFIICVEMFLAAIAHHYSFSYKPYVQEAEEGSCFDSFLAMWDISDLRADISEQVRNVGRTVLGQPRKMFFAEDHEQNEHTSLLSSSTQDPISDASSMPSSPMGHYQGFGHTVTPLTTPTTAPAVDGIFNRSASQDAEESPELENNLAEKALDKS, from the exons ATGGTGCCGATTTACAGTTTAGACAGT TGGATAGCTTTGAAATACCCCAAGATTGCAATATATGTGGATACATGTCGAGAATGCTATGAAGCTTATGTCATCTATAACTTTatggtttttctttcaaattactTAACCAACCGGTACCCAAACCTGGTGTTAATAATAGAAGCGAAAGATCAGCAGAGACATCTACCCCCTCTCTGTTGCTGTCCGTCATGGGCTATGGGAGA agTTTTGTTATTTAGATGTAAACTGGGTGTTTTGCAGTACACTGTTGTCAGACCATTTACTACCATTATTGCTTT AATTTGTGAACTGGTGGGAGTGTATGATGAAGGAAACTTCAGCTTCAACAATGCATGGACTTACCTAGTTATACTTAACAACATGTCACAACTA TTTGCCATGTATTGTCTGGTGCTGTTTTATAAAGTACTGCGTGAGGAACTGAACCCTATCCAGCCTGTTGGCAAGTTCCTTTGTGTGAAGATGGtagtttttgtttctttctg gcaggctgtgctcattgcATTGCTGGTGAAAGTTGGTGTTATTTCTGAGAAACACACCTGGGATTGGCAAAGTGTGGAAGCTGTGGCTACAGGCTTACAG GATTTTATAATTTGTGTGGAGATGTTTCTGGCTGCTATTGCACATCACTACAGTTTTTCCTATAAACCTTATGTTCAAGAAGCTGAAGAAGGCTCATGTTTTGACTCCTTCCTTGCAATGTGGGATATTTCTGATCTAAGGGCAGATATCTCCGAACAGGTTCGAAATGTGG GGAGGACAGTTTTGGGCCAgccaaggaaaatgttttttgctGAGGATCATGAACAAAATGAGCATACAAGTTTACTGTCTTCATCTACTCAAGACCCAATTTCTGATGCTTCTTCAATGCCATCTTCACCCATGGGTCACTATCAGGGGTTTGGACACACTGTGACCCCTCTCACAACACCAACAACAGCCCCTGCAGTTGATGGGATTTTTAACCGTTCTGCCAGCCAGGATGCTGAGGAATCACCTGAACTAGAGAACAACTTAGCAGAGAAAGCTCTGGATAAAAGTTAA
- the TMEM184C gene encoding transmembrane protein 184C isoform X1: MPCTCGNWRRWIRPLVVLLYIVGLLVVVPLCVWELQKLEVGIHTKAWFIAGIFLLMTIPISLWGILQHLVHYTQPELQKPIIRILWMVPIYSLDSWIALKYPKIAIYVDTCRECYEAYVIYNFMVFLSNYLTNRYPNLVLIIEAKDQQRHLPPLCCCPSWAMGEVLLFRCKLGVLQYTVVRPFTTIIALICELVGVYDEGNFSFNNAWTYLVILNNMSQLFAMYCLVLFYKVLREELNPIQPVGKFLCVKMVVFVSFWQAVLIALLVKVGVISEKHTWDWQSVEAVATGLQDFIICVEMFLAAIAHHYSFSYKPYVQEAEEGSCFDSFLAMWDISDLRADISEQVRNVGRTVLGQPRKMFFAEDHEQNEHTSLLSSSTQDPISDASSMPSSPMGHYQGFGHTVTPLTTPTTAPAVDGIFNRSASQDAEESPELENNLAEKALDKS; the protein is encoded by the exons ATGCCGTGCACCTGCGGGAACTGGCGGCGATGGATCCGGCCGCTCGTGGTGCTGCTCTACATCgtggggctgctggtggtggtgcCGCTCTGCgtgtgggagctgcagaagcTGGAG GTTGGAATTCATACCAAGGCATGGTTTATCGCTGGGATATTTCTGCTAATGACTATTCCAATATCTCTCTGGGGGATACTGCAACACTTAGTCCATTATACTCAACCTGAATTACAGAAACCAATAATAAG GATTCTGTGGATGGTGCCGATTTACAGTTTAGACAGT TGGATAGCTTTGAAATACCCCAAGATTGCAATATATGTGGATACATGTCGAGAATGCTATGAAGCTTATGTCATCTATAACTTTatggtttttctttcaaattactTAACCAACCGGTACCCAAACCTGGTGTTAATAATAGAAGCGAAAGATCAGCAGAGACATCTACCCCCTCTCTGTTGCTGTCCGTCATGGGCTATGGGAGA agTTTTGTTATTTAGATGTAAACTGGGTGTTTTGCAGTACACTGTTGTCAGACCATTTACTACCATTATTGCTTT AATTTGTGAACTGGTGGGAGTGTATGATGAAGGAAACTTCAGCTTCAACAATGCATGGACTTACCTAGTTATACTTAACAACATGTCACAACTA TTTGCCATGTATTGTCTGGTGCTGTTTTATAAAGTACTGCGTGAGGAACTGAACCCTATCCAGCCTGTTGGCAAGTTCCTTTGTGTGAAGATGGtagtttttgtttctttctg gcaggctgtgctcattgcATTGCTGGTGAAAGTTGGTGTTATTTCTGAGAAACACACCTGGGATTGGCAAAGTGTGGAAGCTGTGGCTACAGGCTTACAG GATTTTATAATTTGTGTGGAGATGTTTCTGGCTGCTATTGCACATCACTACAGTTTTTCCTATAAACCTTATGTTCAAGAAGCTGAAGAAGGCTCATGTTTTGACTCCTTCCTTGCAATGTGGGATATTTCTGATCTAAGGGCAGATATCTCCGAACAGGTTCGAAATGTGG GGAGGACAGTTTTGGGCCAgccaaggaaaatgttttttgctGAGGATCATGAACAAAATGAGCATACAAGTTTACTGTCTTCATCTACTCAAGACCCAATTTCTGATGCTTCTTCAATGCCATCTTCACCCATGGGTCACTATCAGGGGTTTGGACACACTGTGACCCCTCTCACAACACCAACAACAGCCCCTGCAGTTGATGGGATTTTTAACCGTTCTGCCAGCCAGGATGCTGAGGAATCACCTGAACTAGAGAACAACTTAGCAGAGAAAGCTCTGGATAAAAGTTAA
- the TMEM184C gene encoding transmembrane protein 184C isoform X3 — protein sequence MPCTCGNWRRWIRPLVVLLYIVGLLVVVPLCVWELQKLEVGIHTKAWFIAGIFLLMTIPISLWGILQHLVHYTQPELQKPIIRILWMVPIYSLDSWIALKYPKIAIYVDTCRECYEAYVIYNFMVFLSNYLTNRYPNLVLIIEAKDQQRHLPPLCCCPSWAMGEVLLFRCKLGVLQYTVVRPFTTIIALICELVGVYDEGNFSFNNAWTYLVILNNMSQLFAMYCLVLFYKVLREELNPIQPVGKFLCVKMVVFVSFWQAVLIALLVKVGVISEKHTWDWQSVEAVATGLQDFIICVEMFLAAIAHHYSFSYKPYVQEAEEGSCFDSFLAMWDISDLRADISEQVRNVGIITYLPHVSC from the exons ATGCCGTGCACCTGCGGGAACTGGCGGCGATGGATCCGGCCGCTCGTGGTGCTGCTCTACATCgtggggctgctggtggtggtgcCGCTCTGCgtgtgggagctgcagaagcTGGAG GTTGGAATTCATACCAAGGCATGGTTTATCGCTGGGATATTTCTGCTAATGACTATTCCAATATCTCTCTGGGGGATACTGCAACACTTAGTCCATTATACTCAACCTGAATTACAGAAACCAATAATAAG GATTCTGTGGATGGTGCCGATTTACAGTTTAGACAGT TGGATAGCTTTGAAATACCCCAAGATTGCAATATATGTGGATACATGTCGAGAATGCTATGAAGCTTATGTCATCTATAACTTTatggtttttctttcaaattactTAACCAACCGGTACCCAAACCTGGTGTTAATAATAGAAGCGAAAGATCAGCAGAGACATCTACCCCCTCTCTGTTGCTGTCCGTCATGGGCTATGGGAGA agTTTTGTTATTTAGATGTAAACTGGGTGTTTTGCAGTACACTGTTGTCAGACCATTTACTACCATTATTGCTTT AATTTGTGAACTGGTGGGAGTGTATGATGAAGGAAACTTCAGCTTCAACAATGCATGGACTTACCTAGTTATACTTAACAACATGTCACAACTA TTTGCCATGTATTGTCTGGTGCTGTTTTATAAAGTACTGCGTGAGGAACTGAACCCTATCCAGCCTGTTGGCAAGTTCCTTTGTGTGAAGATGGtagtttttgtttctttctg gcaggctgtgctcattgcATTGCTGGTGAAAGTTGGTGTTATTTCTGAGAAACACACCTGGGATTGGCAAAGTGTGGAAGCTGTGGCTACAGGCTTACAG GATTTTATAATTTGTGTGGAGATGTTTCTGGCTGCTATTGCACATCACTACAGTTTTTCCTATAAACCTTATGTTCAAGAAGCTGAAGAAGGCTCATGTTTTGACTCCTTCCTTGCAATGTGGGATATTTCTGATCTAAGGGCAGATATCTCCGAACAGGTTCGAAATGTGG GAATCATTACATACTTGCCACACGTGTCCTGTTAA